In Eubalaena glacialis isolate mEubGla1 chromosome 3, mEubGla1.1.hap2.+ XY, whole genome shotgun sequence, the following are encoded in one genomic region:
- the LOC133087719 gene encoding guanine nucleotide-binding protein G(I)/G(S)/G(O) subunit gamma-4: MKEVMSSNSTASISQARKAVEQLKMEACMDRVKVSQAAADLLAYCEAHVREDPLIIPVPASENPFREKKFFCTIL, translated from the coding sequence ATGAAAGAAGTCATGTCCAGTAACAGCACTGCCAGCATCTCCCAAGCCAGGaaggctgtggagcagctaaaGATGGAGGCCTGCATGGACAGAGTGAAGGTCTCCCAGGCAGCAGCGGACCTCCTGGCGTACTGTGAAGCTCACGTGCGGGAGGACCCTCTCATCATTCCAGTGCCTGCGTCAGAAAACCCCTTCCGAGAGAAGAAGTTCTTTTGTACCATCCTCTGA